In Sphingobacteriaceae bacterium, one genomic interval encodes:
- a CDS encoding 1-acyl-sn-glycerol-3-phosphate acyltransferase, giving the protein MNLLRYIFSPLWKIWFALSFIIPFLILFPLFYFCFLTKNADLAFSLKRVWAKIILYSSFLFPVIKYKSKKIKLPKPCIIVSNHTSYLDIVLSPLYIDHTAVYMAKAELLKIPLFKYFFVYLDIPVNRKSVKDSHKAFIEAGKKIDQGQSVVIYPEGTISSHGKLKPFKNGAFKLAIEKQVPIVPVANLNNWQFLQNGGFFKSNGRPGIPKIIVGDIIETQNLNETNIEELKQKVFTFVKQELENYHGKQN; this is encoded by the coding sequence TTGAATCTATTACGTTATATATTTTCTCCGCTATGGAAAATTTGGTTTGCACTTAGTTTTATCATTCCATTTTTAATATTATTTCCATTGTTTTATTTTTGTTTTTTAACTAAAAATGCAGATTTGGCATTTTCATTAAAAAGAGTATGGGCTAAAATTATTTTATATAGCTCATTTCTTTTTCCGGTAATAAAATATAAATCCAAAAAAATAAAATTACCTAAACCCTGTATTATTGTTTCTAATCACACTTCTTATCTGGATATTGTTTTAAGTCCGCTTTACATCGATCACACTGCTGTTTATATGGCCAAAGCCGAATTATTAAAAATACCCTTATTTAAGTATTTTTTTGTTTATCTTGATATTCCGGTAAACAGAAAAAGCGTGAAGGATTCACACAAAGCATTTATTGAAGCCGGAAAAAAAATTGATCAGGGACAAAGCGTGGTTATTTATCCCGAAGGAACAATTTCCTCTCATGGCAAACTTAAACCTTTTAAAAACGGAGCTTTTAAATTAGCAATAGAAAAACAAGTACCTATTGTACCTGTTGCAAATTTGAATAACTGGCAATTTTTGCAAAATGGCGGGTTTTTTAAAAGTAATGGTAGACCCGGTATTCCAAAAATTATTGTTGGCGATATTATAGAAACCCAAAACTTAAACGAAACCAATATCGAAGAACTTAAGCAAAAAGTATTTACCTTTGTAAAACAGGAATTAGAAAATTACCATGGCAAACAAAATTGA
- a CDS encoding type IX secretion system membrane protein PorP/SprF, whose amino-acid sequence MKKSIQKSIVIAITAVLFQISGELKAQFDYMFTQYMFNETFINPAYAGSKEAMSATLLHRQQWVNFSGRPVTTSFAIHGPLMENKMGLGLSVLNERIGVLNHNLIYLNYAYRLKTGEKSTLAFGLMGGLHNQVNKFDQIKSNDDGSKDPQFIGTPSTMAPNFGTGIYFNNQSFYAGLSVPRFIDDRVKFSTNGSVVVDSKVQPEYFHYYLTVGNLFKLNKDLKLKAQGMLKAVQNSPLQFDLNANLLIKDMVWAGLGYRNGSAASAMVGLQVNAQFLVSYAFDYTLNDIQKYSQGSHEIVLNYLFSYKGKKVITPRYF is encoded by the coding sequence ATGAAAAAGTCAATTCAAAAATCAATCGTAATAGCAATTACAGCAGTGCTATTCCAGATAAGTGGCGAGTTAAAAGCGCAGTTTGATTATATGTTTACGCAATATATGTTTAATGAAACGTTTATTAATCCTGCCTATGCCGGAAGTAAGGAAGCAATGAGTGCTACATTATTGCACCGTCAGCAATGGGTTAACTTCAGCGGAAGACCCGTAACCACTTCGTTTGCTATTCATGGACCATTGATGGAAAATAAAATGGGTTTAGGTTTAAGCGTATTAAACGAAAGAATAGGAGTGCTAAATCATAACTTAATTTATTTGAATTACGCCTATAGACTAAAAACCGGAGAAAAAAGCACATTGGCTTTTGGTTTAATGGGCGGATTGCATAATCAAGTAAACAAATTTGATCAGATAAAATCAAACGATGATGGCTCCAAAGACCCTCAGTTTATAGGTACGCCTAGCACCATGGCTCCTAATTTCGGTACCGGAATTTATTTCAACAATCAATCGTTTTATGCCGGTTTGTCCGTTCCTCGTTTTATTGACGACAGAGTTAAATTCTCCACTAACGGTTCGGTGGTTGTTGATTCAAAAGTACAGCCCGAATATTTTCATTATTATTTAACTGTAGGAAATTTATTTAAACTAAATAAAGATTTAAAATTAAAAGCACAGGGAATGTTGAAGGCCGTGCAAAATTCACCTTTGCAATTTGATCTTAACGCAAATCTATTAATTAAAGATATGGTTTGGGCTGGTTTAGGGTACCGAAACGGCTCAGCAGCTTCTGCCATGGTAGGCTTGCAGGTAAATGCGCAGTTTTTAGTAAGCTATGCCTTTGATTATACATTAAATGACATTCAGAAATATTCACAAGGCTCTCATGAAATAGTTTTGAATTACTTATTTAGTTACAAAGGCAAAAAAGTAATAACACCAAGATATTTCTAA
- a CDS encoding DUF4296 domain-containing protein — MNFTPIKNNISLGIVIVLLSACSSKQDELQIPDYVLKKERYINLLADMAMAESATNLNLLNLAGNAFDSAYAFNPLKENKIEKAIYDSTTRFYTRNPQALKEIFDEVLIELSNRKLKKENKNTDTLK, encoded by the coding sequence ATGAATTTCACACCAATTAAAAATAATATTTCCCTGGGTATTGTTATCGTTCTTTTAAGCGCCTGCTCTTCAAAGCAGGATGAACTTCAAATACCCGATTATGTTTTGAAAAAAGAGCGGTATATAAATTTACTGGCCGATATGGCAATGGCAGAAAGTGCAACCAACTTAAATTTACTCAACTTAGCGGGAAATGCTTTTGATTCGGCTTATGCTTTTAATCCCTTAAAAGAAAATAAAATTGAAAAAGCAATTTACGATTCTACAACCCGTTTTTATACGCGAAATCCTCAGGCCCTAAAAGAAATTTTTGACGAGGTACTCATCGAATTAAGTAACCGAAAATTGAAAAAAGAAAATAAAAATACAGATACGTTGAAATAA
- a CDS encoding phage holin family protein, producing MNFLAKLLVSALAVFVVAHIAPGVQVDNILDAVLVAIVLAFLNTIVKPLFTILTIPITIFTLGFFLLAINAFIILFADKLVSGFHVNGFWYALLFSIILSIITGILNVVFGISKTNIRIHKNKEQDY from the coding sequence ATGAATTTTTTAGCTAAATTATTGGTTTCGGCTTTGGCTGTATTTGTGGTAGCACATATTGCTCCGGGTGTTCAGGTAGATAATATTTTGGATGCTGTTTTAGTTGCCATTGTTTTGGCATTTTTAAATACCATAGTAAAACCTTTATTTACCATACTCACTATTCCTATTACCATTTTTACATTAGGCTTTTTTCTTTTGGCCATAAATGCCTTTATTATTTTATTTGCCGATAAATTAGTAAGTGGTTTTCATGTGAATGGTTTTTGGTATGCTTTATTATTTAGCATTATTCTATCCATCATCACCGGAATTTTAAATGTGGTATTTGGCATAAGTAAAACCAACATACGTATCCATAAAAATAAAGAGCAGGATTATTAA
- a CDS encoding septum formation initiator family protein, with translation MLKVFKNKYFLTCVAILAWLLFFDKNDVFSQWELIQKCKKLEKERNYYIHEIAENRFHLNELATNKKSLETFAREKYLMKKDNEDVFVFVTK, from the coding sequence TTGCTAAAAGTATTCAAGAATAAGTATTTTTTAACGTGCGTGGCCATTTTGGCCTGGCTGTTATTTTTTGATAAAAACGATGTTTTTTCTCAATGGGAACTCATTCAAAAATGCAAAAAATTAGAAAAAGAACGGAATTATTATATCCATGAAATTGCCGAAAACCGATTTCACTTGAATGAACTGGCGACTAATAAAAAGAGTTTAGAAACCTTTGCCAGGGAAAAATACCTTATGAAAAAGGATAACGAAGATGTTTTTGTGTTTGTGACAAAATAA
- a CDS encoding OmpA family protein, producing MKNIILKVITCTLFFPVFYFAQTRDLKKANKYFSTQAYSQAIPHYEKAYLKDSSNKSILTNLGDCYRLTNNASGQLKCYGGLVRTGNAELIHKLYYGQALMESGRGDEAKTYFEQYTADERGKELASSFEKMKMYTKNMDAYSVESVSYNSTNADFCAVLFNSTVVFASTRNQTKWINKKHAWTNNNYLNLYTTEKSSGIDLKPKEFMGNLNSKYNDGPVCFSADFNTLYFTRNNYNKKAVSSDGTYKLKIFEATMNVNGLERVTELDFNNNDFNCAHPSISADGNTLYFASDMPGGRGGMDIYKVVKESDTAWSAPVNLGDKVNTPGNEVFPFIASNNLLYFASNGHDGLGGLDIYETKIKDGKAGRIYNMGQPVNSKDDDFGLFLGPDNKVGYISSNRKNGGMDDDIYDLTILREVKRGKEVKFITKDKDSGELLANTLIQFNEDTIRTNESGEFDTTVEEDMLYKLAVDKPDYYKFQDSVSTQTSSEDSFTKELLLEKDPKLALVGIVSDVKTGKPLDGVKMTIKELPSNDAFDTYTTTAEGDYRKAISGKKLGDKISYSVKLEKDKYVTKELIFIYDIKSPGDIKLNESIDMKMGQAMVGMDLAKMIDIKPIFFDLGKFNIRKDAAVELDKVVNTMKEYKNMYIELGSHTDCRGAAKANMSLSDKRAKASAKYIIKQGIESARIKGKGYGESKLLNDCKCEGKVQSKCSEDEHAANRRTEFIITKMK from the coding sequence ATGAAAAACATTATTCTCAAAGTCATAACTTGTACTCTTTTCTTTCCTGTTTTTTATTTTGCGCAAACACGTGATTTAAAAAAAGCAAATAAATATTTCAGCACACAAGCTTATTCACAAGCCATCCCTCATTATGAAAAAGCTTATCTGAAGGATAGTAGCAACAAAAGTATATTAACTAATTTGGGTGATTGTTATCGTTTAACCAATAATGCTTCCGGTCAGCTAAAATGTTATGGCGGATTAGTTCGAACAGGAAATGCTGAATTAATTCACAAGCTTTATTATGGTCAGGCGCTCATGGAAAGCGGAAGAGGCGATGAAGCAAAAACTTATTTTGAACAGTACACAGCCGACGAGCGCGGTAAGGAATTAGCCTCTTCTTTTGAAAAAATGAAAATGTATACTAAAAACATGGATGCGTATTCTGTTGAGTCCGTTAGTTACAATTCCACCAATGCTGATTTCTGCGCTGTTTTATTCAATTCTACCGTAGTTTTTGCATCAACAAGAAATCAAACCAAATGGATTAATAAAAAACATGCTTGGACAAACAACAATTATTTAAATCTATACACTACCGAAAAAAGCAGCGGCATCGACTTAAAACCAAAAGAATTTATGGGGAATTTAAACTCCAAGTATAATGATGGTCCGGTTTGTTTTAGTGCTGATTTTAATACACTTTATTTTACAAGAAACAATTACAACAAAAAAGCAGTTTCAAGCGATGGCACATATAAGTTAAAAATATTTGAAGCAACAATGAACGTAAACGGGTTAGAGCGCGTTACCGAATTAGATTTTAATAATAATGATTTTAATTGTGCTCACCCAAGTATATCCGCAGATGGAAATACATTGTATTTTGCCTCAGACATGCCGGGAGGTAGAGGAGGAATGGATATTTACAAAGTTGTAAAGGAAAGTGATACCGCTTGGAGTGCCCCAGTTAATTTAGGTGATAAAGTTAACACACCCGGTAACGAAGTATTTCCTTTTATAGCATCCAACAATTTATTATACTTTGCTTCTAATGGACATGATGGTTTAGGCGGGTTAGATATTTATGAAACAAAAATAAAAGACGGCAAGGCAGGAAGAATTTATAATATGGGGCAGCCTGTAAATAGTAAAGACGATGACTTTGGATTGTTTTTAGGACCAGATAATAAAGTGGGTTACATCAGCTCTAATCGTAAAAATGGCGGCATGGATGATGACATTTACGATCTTACCATTTTAAGAGAAGTAAAAAGAGGGAAAGAAGTGAAGTTTATAACCAAAGATAAAGACAGCGGTGAACTTTTAGCCAATACCCTTATTCAATTTAATGAAGATACTATTCGAACAAATGAATCCGGAGAATTTGACACTACAGTAGAAGAAGATATGTTGTATAAATTGGCAGTAGACAAGCCCGATTATTATAAATTTCAAGACAGTGTATCAACACAAACCAGCAGCGAAGATTCTTTTACCAAGGAATTATTATTAGAAAAAGATCCGAAATTGGCTTTGGTTGGAATTGTTTCGGATGTAAAAACGGGAAAACCCTTGGACGGAGTTAAAATGACTATCAAAGAATTACCTTCCAATGATGCATTTGATACCTACACAACAACAGCAGAAGGAGATTATAGAAAAGCAATTAGCGGTAAAAAATTAGGAGATAAAATCAGCTACTCCGTGAAATTGGAAAAAGATAAATATGTTACTAAAGAATTAATATTCATTTATGATATTAAATCTCCAGGCGATATTAAATTAAATGAAAGTATAGATATGAAAATGGGACAAGCCATGGTAGGTATGGATTTAGCCAAGATGATAGATATAAAACCAATTTTCTTTGACTTAGGCAAATTTAATATACGAAAAGATGCTGCCGTGGAGTTAGATAAAGTTGTAAATACCATGAAGGAGTACAAGAACATGTACATCGAATTGGGCTCACATACGGATTGCAGAGGAGCAGCAAAGGCTAATATGTCACTTTCCGACAAACGAGCAAAAGCAAGCGCAAAGTATATTATTAAACAAGGAATTGAAAGTGCCCGAATAAAAGGCAAGGGTTATGGGGAATCGAAATTATTAAATGATTGTAAGTGCGAAGGTAAAGTACAATCTAAATGCAGTGAAGACGAACACGCTGCAAACAGAAGAACAGAATTTATTATCACCAAAATGAAATAA
- a CDS encoding pseudouridine synthase, whose translation MKNKSKNEEPHKKPRSKTNNYTSKKRTFSERKNEDSFAKKKNEDIDEKKTEEEEKKSYKQKRSFTRNKEFRSTNSSGFKKNYFESKGDKTHKRPFKRDFTENKFERKNKFEKEGKEGNSESRDSKPKYPSKERSFDSKDRYSKKNKYEGEKRIKYSDLEEKPRFKDTFDKKKSGKAPQKKQTNDDGLIRLNKYLAHSGIASRRDADDLIKSGTVKVNGKVITEMGFKISPTDKVTYGDAAVKNEKKVYLLLNKPKDYISTMDDPQERKTVLDLIQGACRERVYPVGRLDRNTTGLLLLTNDGALTKKLTHPKHGIKKLYHVSLNKGLRTEDFKAIIEGVELEDGKISADDLAFVGEGKKEVGIEIHSGRNRIVRRLFEHLGYEVLKLDRVAFAGLTKKDLPRGKHRFLTQKEISFLNMIG comes from the coding sequence ATGAAAAATAAGAGCAAAAACGAAGAGCCACATAAAAAACCACGTTCTAAAACCAATAATTATACTTCTAAAAAAAGAACTTTTTCTGAAAGAAAAAATGAAGATTCATTCGCGAAAAAAAAGAATGAAGATATAGACGAAAAAAAGACCGAAGAGGAAGAAAAAAAATCCTATAAACAAAAACGTTCATTCACCAGAAATAAAGAATTTCGGTCTACCAATAGTTCCGGATTCAAAAAAAATTATTTCGAAAGTAAGGGTGATAAAACGCATAAACGTCCGTTTAAAAGAGACTTCACCGAAAATAAATTTGAACGTAAAAATAAATTTGAGAAAGAAGGTAAGGAAGGAAACAGTGAATCGCGCGATTCAAAACCCAAGTACCCATCTAAAGAACGCTCGTTTGATTCCAAAGATCGTTACAGCAAAAAAAATAAATACGAAGGAGAGAAACGCATTAAATATTCCGACTTAGAAGAAAAACCAAGGTTTAAGGATACATTCGATAAGAAAAAATCAGGCAAAGCTCCTCAGAAAAAACAAACGAATGACGATGGACTTATCCGTTTAAATAAATATCTGGCACACTCCGGTATTGCTTCACGTCGCGATGCGGATGATTTAATCAAAAGCGGAACGGTAAAAGTAAACGGAAAAGTGATAACAGAAATGGGATTTAAAATTTCCCCAACCGATAAAGTTACTTATGGCGACGCCGCAGTTAAAAATGAAAAAAAGGTTTATTTATTATTAAACAAACCCAAAGATTACATCAGCACCATGGATGATCCGCAGGAAAGAAAAACGGTGTTGGATTTAATTCAAGGGGCTTGCCGCGAACGGGTTTATCCGGTGGGCCGATTAGACAGAAATACAACCGGATTACTTTTACTCACCAATGATGGCGCGCTTACTAAAAAATTAACGCATCCTAAACATGGTATTAAAAAATTGTATCACGTGAGTTTAAATAAAGGGTTGCGTACCGAAGATTTTAAGGCTATTATTGAAGGGGTTGAATTGGAAGACGGAAAAATTTCAGCCGATGATTTAGCTTTTGTAGGAGAAGGAAAAAAAGAAGTGGGGATTGAAATTCACAGCGGAAGAAACAGAATTGTTCGCCGCTTATTCGAGCATTTAGGTTATGAAGTGCTTAAACTGGATCGGGTGGCTTTTGCGGGACTCACAAAAAAAGATTTACCAAGAGGAAAACACCGGTTTTTAACGCAAAAGGAAATAAGTTTCTTAAACATGATTGGTTAA
- a CDS encoding YraN family protein, producing the protein MGREAESRAKAFLESKGIKILDTNWRYKKLEIDIIGVDGNNLVFFEVKARSTADFGEPEIFVNPKKQRFIVEAAHHYIEQKDIVLEARFDVIAILLINNNYVVKHLKSAFYPHFK; encoded by the coding sequence ATGGGCCGAGAGGCTGAAAGTAGGGCTAAAGCATTTCTCGAGTCGAAAGGAATCAAAATTTTAGATACCAACTGGCGATATAAAAAATTAGAAATTGATATTATTGGTGTTGACGGAAATAATCTGGTTTTTTTTGAAGTTAAAGCACGCAGTACGGCGGATTTTGGAGAGCCGGAAATCTTTGTAAATCCTAAAAAACAGCGCTTTATAGTGGAAGCTGCCCATCATTATATTGAACAAAAAGACATTGTATTGGAAGCCCGGTTTGATGTCATCGCCATTTTATTAATTAATAACAATTATGTTGTAAAACATCTAAAATCGGCCTTTTATCCTCACTTTAAGTAG
- a CDS encoding asparagine synthetase B encodes MKKSFLIIVLICFGFKNFASQLLIPMDAGQKDHLKAYGLAYWALKGELEIYWLTNYRGGSFLIPNAKPVANECLIRGISYEIISDAQKNNILAEIANPEVNQDAIKLEKAPRIAVYSPKGKQPWDDAVTLVLKYAEIPYDLVYDEELHLDKLKDYDWLHLHHEDFTGQYGKFYGQFQFAAWYQAEVRENENTAKKLGFTKVSQMKLSSAKKIRDFVFGGGFLFAMCSATDSYDIALASEGVDICESMFDHDPMDKSANSKIDFTKGFAFENYKLSMNPMEYEYSTIDTYGHRRQYGMTQKTDVFSLFEFSAKWDPVPTMLCQNHTSIVQGFWGQTAGFDKKYIKKGVLIMGEAKAFNEARYIHGDHGKGTWTFYAGHDPEDYEHRVEEPPTDLSLHPNSPGYRLILNNILFPAAKKKKQKT; translated from the coding sequence ATGAAAAAAAGCTTCCTAATTATAGTATTGATCTGTTTTGGGTTTAAAAATTTCGCTTCCCAGCTTTTAATCCCAATGGATGCCGGACAAAAAGATCATTTGAAAGCCTATGGCTTGGCTTATTGGGCCTTAAAAGGAGAATTAGAAATTTATTGGTTAACCAATTACAGAGGGGGCAGTTTTTTAATTCCGAATGCAAAACCGGTGGCAAACGAATGTTTAATACGTGGTATATCCTATGAAATAATTTCCGATGCTCAAAAAAACAATATTCTCGCAGAAATTGCAAACCCCGAAGTAAATCAAGATGCCATTAAATTGGAAAAAGCGCCAAGAATTGCTGTTTACTCTCCAAAGGGAAAACAACCCTGGGATGATGCGGTTACCCTAGTTTTAAAATATGCTGAAATTCCATACGATTTAGTGTATGACGAAGAATTGCACTTAGATAAACTCAAAGATTATGATTGGTTGCACCTGCATCACGAAGATTTTACCGGACAATACGGAAAGTTTTACGGACAATTTCAATTTGCGGCCTGGTATCAGGCTGAGGTGAGAGAAAACGAAAACACAGCTAAAAAGTTGGGCTTTACCAAAGTATCTCAAATGAAATTAAGCTCTGCTAAAAAAATTCGCGATTTTGTTTTCGGCGGCGGTTTTTTATTTGCCATGTGCAGCGCCACGGATAGTTATGATATTGCATTGGCAAGTGAAGGGGTAGATATTTGCGAGAGCATGTTTGATCACGATCCTATGGATAAAAGTGCAAATTCAAAAATTGATTTCACTAAGGGTTTTGCGTTTGAAAATTATAAATTAAGCATGAATCCCATGGAATATGAGTATTCAACCATTGATACTTACGGCCACCGTCGTCAATATGGAATGACTCAAAAAACAGATGTATTCTCTTTATTTGAATTTTCGGCAAAATGGGATCCGGTACCAACCATGTTATGCCAAAATCACACCAGCATAGTTCAGGGATTTTGGGGACAAACCGCAGGCTTCGATAAAAAATACATTAAAAAAGGTGTACTAATTATGGGAGAAGCTAAAGCCTTTAATGAAGCCAGATATATTCATGGAGATCATGGTAAAGGAACTTGGACTTTTTATGCCGGACACGATCCGGAAGATTATGAGCATAGAGTTGAAGAACCGCCAACTGATTTAAGTTTGCACCCCAACTCACCCGGCTATCGTTTAATCTTAAATAATATTTTATTTCCGGCTGCTAAAAAGAAAAAACAAAAAACCTAA
- the gatC gene encoding Asp-tRNA(Asn)/Glu-tRNA(Gln) amidotransferase subunit GatC, protein MANKIDIKTVDEIAHLARLEFNDDSKAEILNDLNRMLSFVDKLNELNTDSIQPLIYMTEETNVLRADSPEVTLNQKEALKNAPRKDSDYFKVPKVIDQQV, encoded by the coding sequence ATGGCAAACAAAATTGATATCAAAACAGTAGATGAAATTGCACATTTGGCAAGACTTGAGTTTAATGATGACTCAAAAGCAGAAATTTTAAATGATCTCAATAGAATGTTGAGCTTTGTAGATAAGTTGAATGAATTAAATACAGATTCTATACAGCCACTTATATACATGACTGAAGAAACTAACGTTTTAAGAGCAGATAGTCCTGAAGTTACACTCAATCAAAAAGAAGCTTTAAAAAATGCACCGAGAAAAGATAGCGATTATTTTAAGGTACCTAAGGTAATTGATCAACAGGTGTAG
- the glmS gene encoding glutamine--fructose-6-phosphate transaminase (isomerizing): MCGIVGYIGKREAYPIIIKGLQRLEYRGYDSAGVAVINPDGNLNIYKKKGKVSDLVDFIKSSDRSGDIGIGHTRWATHGEPNDVNSHPHYSQTKNIVIIHNGIIENYASIKEGLKKRGHEFESQTDTEVLAHLIEEIQQNENCTLGLAVVAALNQVIGAYAIVVMDKNDPNNLVAAKKGSPMVIGVGDNDYFIASDASPIVEYTKNVVYLDDEQVAVMRRGEPLKIRNLKAKEITPYIQKLTLELESIEKGGFDHFMLKEIYEQPRSVLDSMRGRLNASKAEIKLGGIEDHIKKFEKARRIIFVACGTSWHAGLVGEYLMEELARIPVEVEYASEFRYRNPIINSDDIVIAISQSGETADTLAAIEMAKSRGATVLGICNVVGSSIARATHGGSYTHAGPEIGVASTKAFTAQVTVLTLMALEMAKVRGTLTESRFRSLLFEVEGIPAKIQEVLEMNDTIKEIAYKYKDCNNALYLGRGVSFPVALEGALKLKEISYIHAEGYPAAEMKHGPIALIDEEMPVFVIATKGLNYEKVVSNIQEVKARKGKIIAVVTKGDKEVKSMADYAVEIPETDELLVPLISVIPLQLLSYHIAVMRGCNVDQPRNLAKSVTVE, from the coding sequence ATGTGTGGCATTGTAGGTTACATTGGAAAGCGAGAGGCTTATCCCATAATTATTAAAGGATTACAACGATTGGAGTACCGCGGTTATGACAGCGCCGGTGTTGCGGTTATTAATCCTGACGGAAATTTAAACATATATAAAAAGAAAGGTAAGGTTAGCGACTTAGTTGATTTTATTAAGAGTAGTGATAGAAGCGGTGATATTGGTATTGGACATACGCGTTGGGCCACACACGGCGAACCTAATGATGTTAATTCGCACCCGCATTATTCTCAAACTAAAAATATTGTAATTATTCATAACGGCATTATCGAAAATTATGCCTCCATTAAAGAAGGATTAAAAAAACGCGGACATGAGTTTGAATCGCAAACGGATACGGAAGTACTGGCGCATTTAATAGAAGAAATTCAACAAAACGAAAATTGTACTTTAGGTTTAGCAGTTGTTGCCGCATTAAATCAGGTCATTGGGGCTTACGCTATAGTGGTGATGGATAAAAATGATCCAAACAATTTAGTTGCGGCTAAAAAAGGAAGTCCCATGGTAATCGGTGTAGGAGACAATGATTATTTTATTGCTTCAGACGCATCACCTATAGTGGAGTATACTAAAAATGTAGTGTATTTGGATGACGAACAAGTAGCTGTGATGCGAAGAGGAGAGCCATTAAAAATTAGAAATTTAAAGGCTAAAGAAATTACACCATATATTCAAAAGCTTACTTTAGAATTAGAGTCTATTGAAAAAGGAGGCTTTGATCATTTCATGCTTAAAGAAATTTATGAGCAACCCCGTTCGGTTTTAGATAGTATGCGAGGAAGATTAAATGCTTCCAAGGCAGAAATTAAATTGGGAGGAATTGAAGATCACATTAAAAAATTTGAAAAAGCGCGCAGAATTATTTTTGTGGCCTGTGGCACTTCCTGGCACGCCGGATTAGTGGGTGAATATTTGATGGAAGAATTGGCTCGTATTCCGGTTGAAGTGGAATATGCTTCCGAATTCCGTTACCGCAATCCAATTATTAATTCAGATGATATTGTTATCGCCATTTCTCAAAGTGGTGAAACGGCCGATACTTTAGCGGCAATTGAAATGGCTAAATCGCGAGGAGCAACCGTATTGGGAATTTGTAATGTGGTAGGTTCTTCTATTGCCCGTGCAACACATGGCGGAAGTTATACCCATGCCGGACCGGAAATTGGTGTTGCATCTACCAAAGCATTTACTGCGCAAGTGACTGTGCTTACCTTAATGGCTCTGGAGATGGCTAAAGTAAGAGGCACCTTAACCGAAAGTCGTTTCAGAAGTTTATTGTTTGAAGTAGAAGGCATACCTGCTAAAATTCAAGAAGTGTTGGAGATGAATGATACCATTAAAGAAATTGCCTATAAGTATAAAGATTGTAATAATGCACTTTACCTGGGCCGCGGGGTTTCTTTTCCCGTTGCATTAGAAGGCGCTTTAAAGCTGAAAGAAATTTCTTACATCCACGCCGAAGGTTATCCGGCTGCGGAAATGAAACACGGACCCATTGCATTAATAGATGAAGAAATGCCGGTGTTTGTAATTGCCACCAAAGGATTGAATTATGAAAAAGTGGTAAGTAATATTCAGGAAGTAAAAGCCCGTAAAGGAAAAATAATTGCTGTAGTTACTAAAGGAGATAAAGAAGTAAAGAGCATGGCTGATTATGCCGTTGAAATTCCTGAAACAGATGAGTTATTGGTTCCTTTAATTTCCGTTATTCCCCTTCAACTTTTATCCTATCATATTGCGGTAATGCGCGGCTGTAATGTCGATCAACCTCGAAACTTGGCAAAGAGTGTAACGGTGGAGTAA